Proteins encoded in a region of the Candidatus Brocadia sp. genome:
- a CDS encoding ComF family protein → MGECMMAISEYIHAFLDLFYPRACLHCNRKLNDSYERYLCESCKREIPYVNHSCCIRCGASLGPHITSGVKEGCAACKGKYLPFNTIISATYYDDVMKTLIHKFKYARQKFLACLLNDILITNERLKEAIPDIDVIVPVPLHWLKKMLRGFNQSELLSQGIQRHFSKPIAINNLCRIKKTASQTQLSKNQRQINIHNAFFVNHPESFKGKKVLLVDDVLTTGVTASECSKKLKEAGAGAVHLLILATARHYD, encoded by the coding sequence ATGGGAGAATGCATGATGGCCATAAGTGAATACATCCATGCCTTCTTAGACCTTTTTTATCCCCGAGCCTGTTTGCATTGTAACCGCAAGTTAAATGATTCGTACGAACGTTATCTTTGTGAGAGTTGTAAAAGAGAAATCCCCTACGTCAACCATTCTTGTTGTATTCGATGCGGAGCTAGCCTGGGACCCCATATTACGTCCGGGGTAAAAGAAGGTTGCGCGGCATGCAAAGGGAAATACCTCCCCTTTAACACCATTATCTCTGCTACTTATTACGACGACGTTATGAAAACATTGATCCATAAGTTTAAATACGCCCGGCAAAAATTTTTAGCCTGTTTGTTGAACGATATCTTGATAACCAATGAAAGATTGAAAGAGGCCATTCCGGATATTGATGTCATTGTACCAGTGCCTCTTCATTGGTTAAAGAAAATGCTTCGGGGTTTCAACCAATCCGAGCTCTTGTCACAGGGAATTCAAAGACATTTTTCAAAACCTATAGCAATAAACAATCTCTGCCGCATTAAAAAAACAGCGTCACAGACACAACTATCAAAAAACCAACGACAGATAAATATCCACAATGCATTTTTTGTTAACCACCCTGAGTCGTTTAAGGGGAAAAAGGTGCTGCTTGTTGATGATGTATTAACCACCGGAGTAACTGCATCTGAGTGTTCCAAAAAGTTAAAAGAAGCAGGTGCCGGGGCTGTTCATTTGCTCATCCTGGCAACGGCGAGGCATTATGATTAA
- the raiA gene encoding ribosome-associated translation inhibitor RaiA yields the protein MKRLSPFSRKESPLDNITIVARHLNITEAIKNYALQKADKIKKFFRRILQIQITLDIGGDNGHIVEMIVSVSRGPTLVAEVSNSDMYRAIDLVVDKIEAQLKKHKGKIQSRIVRRKKPATADMEGLEGIPETE from the coding sequence ATTAAGAGACTTTCACCTTTTTCACGAAAGGAATCTCCCTTGGATAATATTACAATCGTTGCAAGGCATTTAAACATAACGGAAGCTATTAAAAATTATGCCCTGCAAAAAGCAGATAAAATAAAGAAATTTTTTAGACGGATTCTTCAGATACAGATTACCTTGGATATTGGGGGGGACAATGGTCATATTGTCGAAATGATTGTTTCGGTTTCAAGGGGACCTACACTTGTTGCAGAGGTATCGAATTCTGACATGTATCGGGCAATTGACCTCGTGGTGGATAAGATCGAGGCCCAGCTGAAAAAGCATAAGGGTAAAATCCAATCCAGGATTGTCCGCAGAAAAAAGCCTGCGACTGCTGACATGGAAGGTTTGGAAGGTATACCGGAAACAGAATGA
- a CDS encoding PTS sugar transporter subunit IIA codes for MKLTDFIVEDAIITEIKAAEKEAVIREMVCSLKDAEKINDKDVENIIKSLMKREELGSTGIGKGVAVPHTKHDSVKKIMGTIARSTHGVDFNALDGEPVHLFFLLLSPNDSAGSHLAALERISTVIRDNDFRRFMREANGKTGMIEILHEVDGIQV; via the coding sequence ATGAAATTAACTGATTTTATCGTGGAAGATGCTATTATTACGGAAATCAAAGCCGCGGAAAAAGAGGCTGTAATTCGGGAGATGGTGTGCTCCCTTAAGGATGCAGAAAAAATCAATGATAAGGATGTTGAAAATATCATTAAATCTCTTATGAAAAGGGAGGAATTGGGGAGTACTGGTATAGGGAAGGGTGTCGCTGTTCCTCATACAAAACATGATTCCGTAAAAAAAATTATGGGGACGATTGCACGGTCAACGCATGGCGTTGACTTTAATGCCCTGGATGGTGAACCTGTCCATCTCTTCTTTCTCCTGCTTTCCCCAAACGATTCTGCAGGGTCACACCTTGCCGCACTAGAAAGAATATCTACCGTTATAAGAGATAATGATTTCCGCCGATTTATGCGCGAAGCTAATGGCAAAACGGGAATGATTGAAATATTGCACGAGGTCGATGGGATCCAGGTTTAG
- the ptsP gene encoding phosphoenolpyruvate--protein phosphotransferase, with protein sequence MDIHVKNSTLLERKVKISNSNGMHARPATKFAEIANKYTSEIRIRTKSKEVDGKSIIELLTLGAENGTEIIIIAKGPDAAEALDALEGLVKSKFEEEFMEIRKGIAVSPGVVIREAFMFESEGYRIPRHIIRIEEVEGEIRRLEKAIEDSKKEIHDLEQRVSENLGSEIGSIFGTHRMVLQDVRLKNEIIEKIKKTNFTPEFAVSLSLRVYIRKFQDVHDSYLAERVTDIFDIERRLLRNLLGEKREELKNLAEEVVLVAHDLTPSQTASLDTEKVKGFATDVGGRTSHTAIVARALGIPAVVGLGTITTDVFGGDTVIVDGSSGIVIVRPDAETLATYQSKVKSIHVFEEKLATELKDQPSTTRDGKHISIYGNIEFPKETSLNVKYGAEGIGLYRTEFLYLGASSPPTEEEHLEAYTAVVRELKDKPIIIRTLDLGADKFDYLDDRKEGNPFLGCRSIRYCFENPSIFKIQLRAILRASALGNVKILFPLISSLQELRRAKQMVWETMEELDKENIPFNKNIDMGIMLEVPSSVMIADTLAKECDFFSIGTNDLIQYSLAVDRNNERVAYLYCPVHPAILRLLKLAITAAEENNIPVGICGQMGSEIEYTAPLIGLGLTEFSVAPATIIPEIKKIVRSITFEKAKEIAETAYRFDDPEKTINYLRNIAIDIFPEIFEGRKYP encoded by the coding sequence ATGGATATTCACGTTAAAAATTCCACATTATTAGAGCGAAAAGTAAAAATCTCAAATTCCAACGGGATGCACGCGCGGCCTGCCACAAAATTTGCGGAAATTGCCAATAAATATACTTCGGAAATCCGTATTAGAACAAAGAGTAAAGAGGTCGATGGCAAAAGCATTATTGAACTTCTAACCCTTGGTGCGGAGAACGGCACAGAAATAATTATTATCGCAAAAGGACCCGATGCAGCAGAGGCGCTGGATGCTCTGGAGGGGTTAGTTAAAAGCAAATTTGAAGAAGAATTTATGGAAATTAGAAAAGGGATCGCTGTCTCTCCGGGGGTGGTTATCCGTGAGGCCTTCATGTTCGAAAGCGAAGGATACCGCATTCCCCGCCATATTATAAGGATAGAGGAGGTCGAGGGCGAAATCCGCAGACTCGAAAAGGCCATCGAAGATTCAAAAAAGGAAATACATGATTTAGAGCAAAGGGTTTCTGAAAATTTAGGTTCTGAAATAGGGTCGATCTTTGGTACGCACCGAATGGTATTACAGGATGTCCGTTTAAAAAATGAAATTATTGAAAAAATAAAGAAAACCAACTTTACCCCTGAATTTGCCGTATCCCTGTCCTTGCGTGTTTACATCAGAAAATTTCAGGACGTTCACGACTCTTATCTTGCAGAAAGAGTGACCGATATCTTTGATATTGAACGACGACTTTTAAGAAATTTATTGGGTGAAAAGAGAGAAGAACTGAAAAATCTTGCCGAAGAAGTGGTATTGGTAGCACACGACCTTACCCCTTCTCAAACGGCTTCACTCGATACGGAAAAAGTTAAAGGATTTGCCACTGATGTGGGCGGGAGGACCTCTCACACCGCAATCGTTGCCCGTGCGCTAGGCATTCCGGCTGTGGTAGGGCTCGGCACAATCACCACAGACGTCTTTGGGGGCGATACGGTAATTGTAGATGGTAGTAGTGGCATTGTTATTGTTAGACCCGATGCTGAAACCCTGGCAACGTACCAAAGCAAAGTCAAGAGCATCCATGTCTTTGAAGAGAAATTAGCCACTGAGCTTAAGGATCAACCCTCAACCACGCGGGATGGCAAACATATTTCTATTTACGGTAATATCGAATTCCCAAAAGAGACCAGTCTGAACGTAAAATACGGCGCCGAGGGAATTGGCCTTTATAGAACGGAATTTCTCTATTTAGGCGCATCCAGCCCCCCAACAGAAGAGGAACATCTCGAGGCATACACTGCTGTCGTACGAGAATTGAAGGATAAGCCCATTATCATTCGAACACTTGATCTTGGCGCTGACAAATTTGATTATTTGGATGACCGGAAAGAAGGGAACCCTTTCCTGGGATGTCGTTCCATACGGTACTGCTTCGAAAATCCATCCATATTTAAGATACAGCTCAGAGCTATTTTAAGGGCTTCAGCGCTGGGTAATGTGAAAATATTGTTTCCCCTTATCTCTTCTCTTCAGGAGTTGCGGCGCGCAAAACAAATGGTTTGGGAAACTATGGAAGAATTAGACAAAGAAAATATTCCTTTTAACAAAAACATTGATATGGGAATTATGCTCGAAGTCCCTTCGTCTGTCATGATTGCAGATACATTAGCAAAGGAGTGTGATTTCTTCAGTATCGGTACCAATGATCTCATCCAATACTCTTTGGCCGTTGATAGAAATAATGAACGGGTGGCGTATTTATATTGCCCCGTGCATCCTGCCATCTTAAGACTTTTAAAACTTGCAATAACAGCGGCAGAAGAAAATAACATACCGGTTGGAATATGTGGGCAAATGGGAAGTGAGATTGAATATACTGCTCCCCTTATCGGGTTGGGACTTACCGAGTTTAGTGTAGCTCCGGCAACGATTATACCGGAAATAAAAAAAATTGTCCGTTCGATTACTTTTGAAAAGGCAAAAGAGATAGCAGAAACGGCTTACCGCTTTGACGATCCAGAAAAAACAATTAACTATCTCAGAAATATTGCTATTGACATATTTCCGGAGATTTTTGAGGGACGAAAATATCCTTGA
- a CDS encoding DUF2344 domain-containing protein, with amino-acid sequence MAKIRIRFTKVGDIRFISHHDLMKVFERAIRRANIPIAMSKGFNPHPKLSIPIALSVGIAGKDEVLELELPESMPPEILAERLGQQLPKEIQILSGEAIPYCQRGSVCDVLYEVIFKDPGLFTTGKISEFLQRSSIIVNRIKDGYSKPFDIRPSIQEITVKPNGLILSIKMESEGMARPEEVIHSLCENGKKELFEITRIKVNLSSSA; translated from the coding sequence ATAGCAAAGATACGTATTCGATTTACTAAAGTAGGCGATATTCGCTTTATCTCTCATCACGATTTGATGAAGGTCTTTGAACGGGCTATTAGAAGGGCTAACATACCTATCGCGATGTCCAAGGGTTTCAACCCTCACCCGAAATTGTCTATCCCCATAGCATTGAGTGTTGGAATAGCCGGCAAAGATGAAGTTTTGGAACTAGAATTGCCCGAATCGATGCCTCCTGAAATTTTGGCCGAACGTTTAGGTCAGCAGCTGCCAAAGGAAATTCAGATTCTTTCAGGGGAAGCTATACCATACTGCCAAAGGGGTTCTGTTTGTGATGTACTGTATGAGGTTATTTTTAAAGATCCGGGCCTTTTCACAACAGGAAAGATCAGCGAATTTTTACAACGATCGTCCATTATTGTAAATCGTATAAAGGATGGATATTCAAAACCTTTTGATATTCGACCTTCTATTCAGGAAATCACGGTAAAGCCCAACGGTTTAATTTTGTCGATAAAAATGGAATCAGAAGGCATGGCGAGACCAGAAGAGGTAATCCATTCCTTATGTGAAAACGGGAAAAAAGAGCTCTTTGAAATTACGAGAATAAAGGTCAACCTATCTTCTTCTGCCTAG
- a CDS encoding Rne/Rng family ribonuclease: protein MNKRMLINAVEPEECRIAILENNILEELYIERSSREQIAGNIYKGRVVNVEPSIEAAFVDIGLKKNGFLHASDILIPTENGSHASDADTHTRPHRVFRKIRDILHQGQEVLVQVTKESIGTKGPSLTTYISLPGRYLVLMPDVPRHGVSRKIASEEERQRLKKILEGLNPPHNIGFIIRTAGAQQTKKEIHKDFHYLLKLWKNIEKRSKSVSTPATIYQESDLVIRAIRDIFSPDIQEIIVDTEAVHERTRDFLRMIMPKYERHLTLYSEDKPLFHKYNIEKEIEEINCNKIRLPRGGSIVIEQTEALVAIDVNSGKFKEESDPEETAFKTNLKAAREIARQIRLRDLGGVIVIDFIDMRTESHNHAIEKVVADALKRDKARTKMLKMSKFGTIELTRQRIRSSLRDVLFEECKLCGGTGYAKTVESLCLNAMRDLKFAIHSPQIARIEIIANHEVANYLQNQKRKQMIEIEESYNKKIHIFSTTNHEYGKIDIRYFNQKDELVTI, encoded by the coding sequence ATGAATAAGAGGATGCTTATTAATGCAGTTGAACCTGAAGAATGCCGCATTGCCATCTTAGAAAATAATATTTTAGAAGAACTTTACATTGAAAGGAGTTCTCGGGAACAAATTGCAGGCAATATTTACAAGGGAAGGGTAGTTAACGTTGAGCCCAGTATTGAAGCGGCTTTTGTTGATATCGGACTCAAAAAAAATGGATTTCTCCATGCATCGGACATTTTAATTCCCACCGAAAACGGGAGCCATGCATCAGATGCTGATACCCATACCAGACCTCATCGGGTATTCCGTAAGATAAGAGATATTTTGCATCAAGGACAAGAAGTGCTGGTTCAGGTGACAAAAGAAAGTATTGGCACAAAGGGCCCTAGTTTAACAACATATATCAGCCTGCCGGGAAGGTACCTGGTCTTAATGCCGGACGTGCCCCGCCATGGAGTTTCCAGAAAAATTGCGAGTGAAGAAGAACGGCAAAGGTTAAAAAAAATACTCGAGGGATTAAATCCTCCCCACAATATCGGTTTCATCATACGAACGGCAGGGGCACAACAGACTAAAAAAGAGATTCATAAGGATTTTCATTATCTGTTAAAACTTTGGAAAAACATTGAGAAACGATCAAAAAGCGTCAGTACCCCGGCAACTATTTATCAGGAAAGTGATCTGGTAATTCGGGCTATCAGAGATATATTTTCACCTGATATACAGGAAATCATCGTAGACACGGAAGCCGTCCACGAAAGAACACGTGATTTCCTCCGTATGATTATGCCTAAATATGAAAGACATTTGACCCTCTACAGTGAGGATAAGCCATTATTTCACAAATATAATATTGAAAAAGAAATTGAGGAGATAAACTGTAACAAAATCCGCTTGCCTCGCGGGGGCTCAATCGTGATTGAACAGACCGAGGCGCTTGTTGCAATTGATGTCAATAGTGGCAAATTTAAAGAAGAGAGCGACCCGGAGGAAACGGCCTTTAAGACCAACCTCAAAGCTGCAAGGGAAATTGCGCGTCAGATACGATTAAGAGACCTGGGTGGTGTAATTGTAATTGACTTTATTGACATGAGGACGGAATCGCACAATCATGCTATCGAAAAGGTTGTCGCTGATGCCCTGAAAAGGGACAAGGCGCGGACAAAGATGCTGAAGATGTCAAAATTTGGCACCATTGAACTTACCCGTCAAAGGATCCGGTCGAGTCTGCGGGATGTCCTTTTTGAGGAATGTAAGCTTTGCGGCGGCACCGGATATGCCAAAACGGTTGAAAGCCTTTGTTTAAATGCCATGAGAGACCTGAAGTTTGCTATCCATTCGCCTCAGATTGCCAGAATTGAAATCATTGCGAACCATGAGGTCGCAAATTATTTGCAAAATCAGAAAAGGAAACAAATGATAGAAATCGAAGAATCCTACAATAAAAAGATACATATTTTTAGCACAACGAATCATGAGTACGGTAAAATAGATATTCGTTATTTCAATCAGAAAGATGAGCTTGTTACCATATAA
- the rplU gene encoding 50S ribosomal protein L21 — MYAIVNDRGKQYKVRAGEHHLIDLKADTQIGQILEFDDVLVCSNEEGNTTFGAAANKNAKVIAEVEGIKKGVKSMTIKFRRRKESMTRRGHREKYTRIKIKEIICG; from the coding sequence ATGTACGCAATAGTAAACGACAGAGGGAAACAATACAAGGTAAGGGCTGGTGAGCATCATCTCATCGACCTGAAAGCCGATACCCAAATCGGGCAAATTCTGGAATTTGATGATGTATTAGTGTGTTCAAATGAAGAAGGGAACACGACCTTTGGGGCGGCAGCTAATAAAAATGCAAAAGTTATTGCAGAAGTTGAAGGCATAAAAAAGGGTGTAAAGTCTATGACCATAAAATTCCGCAGGAGGAAGGAATCAATGACCAGGAGAGGACACCGGGAAAAATATACCCGGATAAAAATTAAAGAAATCATCTGTGGGTAA
- a CDS encoding 50S ribosomal protein L27: MAHKKGQGSSKNGRDSNPQMRGVKRFGGQFVTAGSIIVRQCGTKFKPGMNVGIGRDDTLFSKIDGTVKFETRHRVSVYSKPN; the protein is encoded by the coding sequence ATGGCACATAAAAAAGGACAAGGTTCCTCAAAGAACGGAAGAGACAGTAATCCGCAAATGCGGGGCGTAAAAAGATTCGGCGGGCAATTTGTTACTGCTGGCTCTATAATCGTCCGCCAGTGTGGAACAAAGTTCAAACCCGGAATGAATGTTGGTATTGGAAGAGACGATACGCTTTTTTCCAAGATAGACGGTACGGTAAAATTTGAAACAAGACACCGCGTGAGCGTCTATTCAAAACCAAATTAA
- the obgE gene encoding GTPase ObgE — protein sequence MFVDEAVIFVKGGSGGNGCVSFRREKYVPHGGPDGGDGGKGGDVILHVSTKIDTLLDLTSRVKHIAGSGAHGKGSNKKGKDGKDLIIELPRGTIIKDRESGRILKDMSIGGESIVIARGGRGGRGNKHFATSTNQVPRHAEKGKQGEERWLSLELKLLADVGLIGMPNAGKSTLLSRLSAARPKIADYPFTTLQPQLGIVEVENYRRFVVADIPGLIEGAHKGTGLGDEFLRHIERTKLLVHLLDVSPVAGPNPADAYYIVRNELIQYNPSLAEKPEIVIANKMDLLDAETGIKCIQNLEEKISKPVCPVSMVTGKNIGTLINMIVSALSEIQANINQAVCC from the coding sequence ATGTTTGTTGACGAAGCTGTTATATTTGTAAAGGGGGGTAGCGGGGGAAACGGTTGTGTGAGTTTCCGAAGGGAGAAATACGTCCCCCATGGAGGGCCCGACGGAGGGGACGGGGGCAAAGGGGGAGACGTTATACTTCATGTCAGCACGAAAATAGATACATTACTTGACCTCACCTCCCGCGTAAAACATATTGCAGGGAGCGGGGCACATGGAAAGGGTTCTAATAAAAAAGGCAAAGATGGTAAAGACCTTATTATAGAATTACCCAGAGGCACGATAATTAAAGATAGAGAAAGCGGACGTATTTTGAAAGATATGAGTATCGGAGGGGAAAGCATTGTTATTGCCCGAGGAGGTAGGGGAGGAAGAGGAAACAAACATTTTGCAACTTCTACCAATCAGGTTCCACGCCATGCAGAAAAGGGTAAACAAGGGGAAGAACGATGGCTGTCCCTCGAACTGAAATTACTTGCGGATGTCGGTCTTATTGGAATGCCCAATGCAGGAAAATCAACACTACTCTCCCGGTTATCGGCTGCCAGACCTAAAATTGCTGATTATCCGTTCACCACGCTGCAACCTCAATTAGGGATCGTGGAGGTAGAGAATTACCGAAGATTCGTTGTTGCCGATATACCCGGACTCATTGAAGGGGCACATAAAGGGACAGGGCTCGGGGATGAATTTCTCCGTCATATCGAAAGGACAAAACTATTAGTCCATCTTTTGGATGTTTCACCCGTTGCGGGTCCAAATCCTGCAGACGCATATTATATTGTTCGGAACGAATTAATACAATACAACCCCAGCCTTGCTGAAAAACCCGAAATTGTCATTGCAAATAAAATGGATCTTTTAGACGCAGAGACTGGTATCAAGTGTATTCAAAATTTGGAAGAAAAAATATCCAAACCGGTCTGTCCCGTCTCTATGGTCACGGGCAAGAACATAGGCACACTGATAAATATGATTGTAAGTGCATTAAGCGAGATCCAGGCCAATATAAACCAAGCTGTATGTTGTTAG
- a CDS encoding type III pantothenate kinase, with amino-acid sequence MLLAIDIGNTNIHVGIFEGDNLLSVHTIKGACSSQTNFTKILNPAVLSKAQAVIASVNPKAEAFVIETIRNHLPVKPQIIGKDIPIPIPVLTEHPEKVGVDRLVNAIAAFERTKNWTIVVDAGTAITIDGISNKGAFLGGIIAPGMDASSRALHRDTAFLPQISVRKPRNVLGKNTEDAINSGIYWGTIGMVKQLIEMIRDELECQPTVIATGGNAQMLAQEIPLITTVLPYLTLEGIRITYKTTHALHISH; translated from the coding sequence ATGTTGTTAGCAATCGACATTGGTAATACAAATATTCACGTTGGGATATTCGAAGGAGACAACTTACTGTCTGTCCATACCATAAAAGGTGCGTGCTCGTCCCAGACAAATTTTACAAAAATTCTTAATCCTGCCGTCTTAAGCAAAGCACAAGCTGTCATCGCATCTGTCAATCCAAAGGCAGAAGCATTCGTCATTGAAACTATCCGGAATCATCTCCCAGTAAAACCACAAATTATTGGGAAAGACATCCCAATCCCTATCCCGGTTCTGACAGAACATCCAGAAAAGGTGGGCGTAGACCGGTTGGTAAATGCGATTGCCGCATTTGAACGGACAAAAAACTGGACGATCGTTGTTGATGCGGGCACCGCAATAACGATTGACGGGATAAGCAACAAAGGGGCTTTCCTGGGGGGGATTATTGCGCCAGGGATGGACGCTTCCTCAAGGGCGCTTCACCGCGATACAGCATTTTTACCACAGATATCCGTCAGGAAACCAAGGAATGTCCTCGGGAAAAACACAGAAGATGCGATAAATTCTGGCATTTATTGGGGAACTATCGGGATGGTAAAACAGCTTATAGAAATGATTCGCGATGAACTGGAATGCCAACCAACTGTAATAGCAACCGGAGGAAATGCACAGATGCTGGCGCAGGAAATTCCTCTCATTACTACAGTATTACCTTATCTGACGTTAGAGGGAATCAGAATCACGTATAAAACAACGCATGCTTTACACATATCACATTAA
- a CDS encoding tetratricopeptide repeat protein, whose product MKTETKNRFLDSITLPNYEFTINSPEFKKEGEEFTIWFLEGILERNPDYVDCLLYLGNAYTAHGMYEKGLSVDLKLSRLRPNDPLVHYNLACSYALLKNIDAAFEALEKAIALGYKDIYHLERDKDLAYLREDARYQKLIEKIKKH is encoded by the coding sequence ATGAAAACTGAAACGAAAAACAGATTTCTCGACTCAATTACACTGCCGAATTATGAATTTACCATTAACTCGCCTGAATTTAAAAAAGAAGGGGAGGAATTTACTATTTGGTTTCTTGAAGGTATCCTTGAAAGAAATCCAGATTATGTTGATTGTCTTCTGTATTTAGGCAATGCGTATACGGCGCATGGTATGTATGAAAAAGGGCTTTCGGTAGACCTGAAGCTAAGTCGCCTGAGACCAAACGATCCTCTGGTCCACTATAATCTTGCCTGTAGTTATGCGTTGCTGAAAAATATTGATGCCGCATTTGAAGCCCTGGAAAAGGCGATTGCGCTAGGTTATAAGGATATCTATCATCTGGAACGGGATAAAGATCTGGCTTATCTAAGAGAAGATGCTCGGTATCAAAAATTGATTGAGAAAATCAAAAAACATTAA
- a CDS encoding acetyl ornithine aminotransferase family protein produces MPIKNYPSIRTKLPGPNAIQYLEREKKFVSLSSTKGYPLVVKSAKGMVVTDVDNNTFLDFTAGVAVCNTGHNHDQIISSITTQANALIHMSGADFYNPLHIELAEKLSAICPGAHTKKAFFGNSGAESVEAAFKLARYHTRRPIVIAFYSAFHGRTMGALSLTASKLNQRKHFLPLIPEVIHIPYAYCYRCHYGLTPDKCNMACVTWIREELFKTKVPPEDVAAIFVEIIQGEGGYVVPPKEFHKALYQLTRDYNILYVADEVQSGMGRTGKMFACEHFNIVPDIITLAKGIASGLPLSATVAREEIMDWVPGSHASTFGGNPVSCQAALTTIRLLEDGLIDNAAKQGAYMINELRKLERTYSIIGDVRGLGLMLAIEIVKDKESKSYASEERDSIIQKAFSKGLLLLGCGRSAIRFCPPLILLKDDADIALSIFEECLKETVQKK; encoded by the coding sequence ATGCCGATAAAAAATTATCCTTCCATCCGCACCAAACTCCCCGGACCCAATGCAATTCAGTACCTGGAAAGGGAAAAAAAGTTTGTTTCGCTATCCTCAACAAAAGGCTATCCCTTGGTAGTAAAAAGCGCAAAAGGCATGGTTGTCACGGATGTGGATAATAATACCTTCCTTGATTTTACCGCAGGTGTTGCGGTTTGCAATACCGGACACAACCACGACCAGATCATTTCATCGATCACCACCCAGGCAAATGCCCTTATTCACATGTCCGGCGCAGATTTTTATAATCCACTCCATATCGAATTGGCCGAAAAACTTTCTGCAATTTGCCCGGGAGCTCATACAAAAAAAGCCTTCTTCGGGAACTCCGGTGCAGAATCTGTAGAAGCCGCCTTTAAATTAGCGCGTTACCATACAAGACGTCCCATCGTCATTGCCTTTTATAGTGCCTTTCACGGCAGGACCATGGGGGCGCTTTCTCTTACTGCGAGCAAACTGAACCAACGCAAACACTTTCTCCCCCTCATTCCCGAGGTTATTCATATTCCGTACGCATATTGTTATCGATGTCATTACGGACTAACTCCCGACAAATGCAATATGGCCTGTGTCACCTGGATTCGTGAAGAACTATTTAAAACAAAGGTGCCGCCAGAAGATGTGGCAGCGATCTTTGTCGAAATTATCCAGGGAGAAGGTGGATATGTTGTGCCTCCAAAAGAGTTCCACAAGGCACTGTATCAATTGACACGCGACTACAATATCCTTTACGTTGCAGATGAAGTGCAATCAGGCATGGGTCGCACAGGCAAGATGTTTGCCTGTGAGCACTTTAATATAGTCCCTGATATTATTACCCTTGCCAAAGGCATTGCATCAGGACTTCCTTTGTCTGCCACGGTTGCCCGAGAAGAAATCATGGACTGGGTACCCGGCAGTCATGCAAGTACATTTGGAGGTAATCCCGTCAGTTGTCAGGCTGCGCTTACCACCATCAGGCTCCTTGAGGATGGACTTATAGATAATGCGGCCAAACAGGGCGCTTATATGATAAACGAGTTAAGGAAATTAGAGCGCACCTATTCCATCATTGGTGATGTCCGGGGCCTGGGACTTATGCTTGCCATTGAGATTGTGAAAGATAAAGAAAGCAAGTCATATGCATCAGAAGAGCGGGATAGTATCATCCAGAAGGCGTTTTCAAAGGGGCTCTTATTACTGGGCTGCGGACGCAGCGCCATCCGCTTCTGTCCTCCTTTGATCCTTTTGAAAGATGACGCTGATATCGCGTTGTCGATTTTCGAAGAGTGTTTGAAAGAAACCGTGCAAAAGAAATGA